A stretch of DNA from Candidatus Syntrophoarchaeum caldarius:
CACCTTTAAAACAAGAACGAGCCCCTCTTCTTCGAATACTGAATAAAGGATTCTGTACTTTCCGACTCTTGCCCTGTAAACACCTTTTTCCCCTTTCACCCTCACATGCGGCACTTCATAAGGGTTTTCAAGCGATAAGATGAGAACTTTAATTTCTTTCTTTCTCTTCCTTTGGGATCGTTTTAAGAAACTTCTCGACCCTTCTGTGAACCTTTACCCTGTAGCTCATATCTCCTCAGCCTCTATGAACGCTGAGAGATCACCACGACGCACAGCATCTTTTGCCTCCTTTACAATTTCATCCTCATCGGGCGTGAGCAAGGAATCCTCCACAAGTTCTGCCAGAATCTCCTTTATATACTCCACATCCTGCCTCAGGACCTTTACCTCTTCTTCCAGTGTCATCAGTCATCATTTCTTCCCGGTGATGATAAAGCTGATGCTGATGCACCTGATGGAACCCTCATCGTGCTCTTCTCATTGCAGCCTTTATCATTACCATCACTCCATCCTTTCTATCTCATGCGATAATGCATGTTAAAATGCTTACATTAAAGGGAAATAATTTCCAATATTCCCAAATAATTAGGCACTAGAAAAATAAACTACCCCATAAACTCTCTTTTTCCAGGAAAAAGCAAGTATTGTATGGTGATACTTATTTTCCTCAACCAGTTCATTGATAGAGTAACATTCTTTGAGAACCTTGAAAAAGAGATGTTTCTTCCACTCATCTTCTACCGATTGTGTTATCCATCTGCAATGAGGTATGCAAGGATGTGGTATGTTGGCAACATAGTCAGGAAGTTCTTTGATGTTGATATAAGTTCACAAAGAATAAGTGAATTTCTTGAGGAGATTGGTGATGAAAGCATCCAGAGGGAATTCTTCAAAGAATACATCAGAGAGATAACACCCTCAGAAGGTGTTGATGTGTCAACCCTCAAGGCAACTGTGGAGGAGTTAAAGAAGTATGGTGTATCAAGAATACTTTGTCATCCCTGATGCAGGATTCTTCTCTGAAGAGAATATAAAAGAGCTTTACAATGAGGAAATACAGTTCCTGATAAGGCTACCCTCCTTAAGGAAGCTGTACAAGAGGCTTATTGTTCCAGGAGTTTTAAGCTTCATAGCTTAACGGCTGACCGCTGGCTGATGACACGATCACTATAAATCCTCTCGATCAAAGCCTCAGCATCAATAGCCCCCTCCATCTCCCGGCTGACCTTTCAAAAGCATCTCCTTCTCCGGGTACCTCTTCCTTAATCGTCACAGCAATCTCTTTTCCCTCTTCAATCCCTACCTCCTCGAGAGGCCAGATAACCCCTCCTGAAAATTTATCACCTGAATCTCTTACTCAAACCCAAAATAAATAAAAATAAAAACCGAAGGGTCAAAACCAAACCCTTCAAATCCTCAAGCTCTCACTCACGTCTTCTTGCAACCAGATACGCCACTGCGCCAAGTCCAGCAAGTGCAAAGATTGCCTGGAA
This window harbors:
- a CDS encoding Plasmid stabilization system, with translation MRVKGEKGVYRARVGKYRILYSVFEEEGLVLVLKVDKRERVYG